The genomic interval CGGCCGTGATGCAGCTCCTCTACGATGCGGAGGCTGAGCGAGAGGCCGACGCCCCAGCCGCCTGCCTTGGTGGATACACCCGGCTCGAAGATGCGGTCACGCACCGCTGGCGCAATGCCGGGACCGTTATCCGTGATAACCAGATGGAGCGAATCGCGGCTGCTGTTCGCCACCGGTGGCGCCCCGCCCCGCATGGCCATGAACGAGATGCGACCGCCGCGACCGGCGAGCGCATCGATCGCGTTCTTGATTATGTTCTCCAGCGCCCACACCAGGAGCACCTGGTTCGCTCGAATCGCGGGCAGGTCGGGATCGATTCGCGAGCGGAGCGTGATCCCGTTCCCCAGGTGCGGCAGGCGCGGCCGGAAATAGGAGACCAGTTCATTGACGACGTCGGCCGCCGCAATGCGCTCCAGCGCGGGCGGCTTGCCGATCAGCTCGAAGCGGCGCGAGACACGCTCCAGTCGCTCGACATCCGATTGCATCATGCGGCCGATGTGTTCCGTGTCGGCCATCGCCGTGCGTTCATCGGCCGTGAGCTGCAGCACCTCCACCCAGCCGGACAGCGATGAGAGCGGCGTACCCATCTGATGCGCCAGCTCACGCGCCATGGCCGACCACAGCCGCTCGCGGTGCGCACGGATGTCCGCGCGC from Longimicrobiales bacterium carries:
- a CDS encoding ATP-binding protein, with protein sequence MNRRSWPAVLAVISLFILGSYLVYTQYLVREIRREAAIHSQVYSIVQRGLAGDIEGGAPGALNAVQAQLANLQVPIIMFDAAGQPAYANNLPFDYDLRTAEGIAEVREYAELLAARRPRNRAPVQGGGSMVFGDPPVLSWLRFIPWLQVGAGGLLIVVALMIMRADIRAHRERLWSAMARELAHQMGTPLSSLSGWVEVLQLTADERTAMADTEHIGRMMQSDVERLERVSRRFELIGKPPALERIAAADVVNELVSYFRPRLPHLGNGITLRSRIDPDLPAIRANQVLLVWALENIIKNAIDALAGRGGRISFMAMRGGAPPVANSSRDSLHLVITDNGPGIAPAVRDRIFEPGVSTKAGGWGVGLSLSLRIVEELHHGRITLHNRQRGGTVFDVVLPVAKM